In one Nicotiana tomentosiformis chromosome 6, ASM39032v3, whole genome shotgun sequence genomic region, the following are encoded:
- the LOC138894772 gene encoding secreted RxLR effector protein 161-like — protein MESIPYSSIIGSLMYAQTCTRPDISFAVGMLGRYQSNPGIDHWKAAKKFLRYLKGTKDYMLMYRRSKHLEVVGYSNSDFAGCIDTRKSMFGYLFQLAEGAILWKSAKQSVIATSTMEAEFVACFEATIHALWLRNFISGLGVVDTITKPLKIYCDNFAALFFSKNDKYSKGAKHMELKYFTVKEEVQKQRLSLEHIRIDLMIADPLTKGL, from the coding sequence ATGGAATCAATTCCTTACTCTTCAATTATTGGTAGTCTGATGTATGCTCAGACTTGCACAAGACCGGATATTAGTTTTGCGGTCGGAATGCTAGGAAGATATCAGAGTAACCCAGGAATTGATCACTGGAAAGCTGCAAAGAAATTTTTGAGATACTTGAAAGGAACGAAGGATTACATGCTCATGTATAGGAGATCCAAGCATTTGGAAGTTGTTGGATACTCGAATTCAGATTTCGCTGGATGTATTGACACTAGAAAATCCATGTTTGGCTATTTATTCCAATTAGCTGAAGGAGCAATATTGTGGAAGAGTGCCAAACAGTCTGTCATTGCTACATCCACAATGGAAGCAGAATTTGTGGCATGTTTTGAAGCCACAATTCATGCATTATGGCTGCGAAACTTTATTTCAGGACTTGGGGTTGTCGACACCATTACCAAGCCGCTGAAAATTTACTGTGATAATTTTGCAGCACTATTCTTCTCCAAGAATGATAAGTACTCCAAAGGTGCCAAGCATATGGAATTAAAGTACTTTACCGTCAAGGAGGAAGTTCAAAAACAAAGAT